A genomic region of Drosophila kikkawai strain 14028-0561.14 chromosome X, DkikHiC1v2, whole genome shotgun sequence contains the following coding sequences:
- the LOC121502198 gene encoding uncharacterized protein, whose amino-acid sequence MYIAVFLGRRGPVVKLYCDNATNFVGAARILKEHMEPFGTNDQSIMSYAAAHRFTIEFIRPRAPHIGGLWEAAVKSAKHLLLKAMDKAILKEDELHTVIVEVEAVLNSRPLIVDSGSPNEGEVVTPAHLLVGTTLATLPPASAQQKADCNLTYLQRWQLVSAIK is encoded by the exons ATGTACATAGCAGT GTTTCTGGGTCGCCGCGGCCCTGTAGTCAAACTTTATTGCGACAATGCTACAAATTTTGTGGGTGCTGCACGAATCCTCAAGGAGCACATGGAACCCTTCGGCACCAACGACCAGAGCATCATGTCGTATGCTGCAGCACACCGATTCACCATCGAATTCATCCGGCCCAGAGCGCCACACATTGGCGGTCTTTGGGAGGCGGCCGTAAAGTCGGCCAAGCACCTTTTGTTGAAGGCTATGGACAAGGCAATTCTCAAGGAGGACGAGCTGCATACGGTCATCGTGGAGGTGGAAGCCGTTCTAAATTCGAGGCCGCTCATCGTGGACAGTGGCAGTCCCAACGAGGGAGAGGTCGTCACACCAGCGCATCTACTCGTAGGCACAACGCTAGCAACGCTGCCACCCGCATCCGCGCAGCAAAAGGCAGACTGCAACCTCACGTACTTGCAGAGATGGCAGCTAGTCTCAGCGATCAAATAG
- the LOC138929202 gene encoding uncharacterized protein, protein MLFRRASSSTRGPKQYRRKLLSSVVTAQILYVSSVWAEAASVKSYIRGVEATYRLCAIRIACSFQTIKEYAALVIAGQVPLAELIRERKEIFVTMQGRRALPSRAELKAAARRRSMENWKSQWNSSSGRWTHRLIRDIARWVERSHGYANLPIMSWNDLYDYACYPQLGGNVVFVNRHHCSDLKIVHAFGPFSPLL, encoded by the exons ATGCTCTTCAGGAGAGCATCCTCCTCCACGAGAGGACCAAAGCAGTATAGAAGGAAACTCCTTTCATCAGTGGTGACCGCGCAGATCCTGTATGTGTCATCAGTTTGGGCTGAAGCTGCATCGGTCAAAAGCTACATACGAGGAGTGGAGGCGACCTACAGACTGTGCGCCATCAGGATCGCGTGCTCGTTCCAGACTATCAAGGAATACGCAGCATTGGTCATCGCAGGGCAAGTCCCACTGGCGGAGCTTATCCGGGAGAGGAAGGAGATCTTCGTGACCATGCAGGGCAGGAGGGCACTGCCGTCTAGAGCCGAGCTTAAGGCTGCCGCCAGAAGGAGGAGCATGGAGAACTGGAAGTCTCAATGGAACTCCTCTTCCGGCCGTTGGACGCACAGACTCATCCGAGACATAGCGCGATGGGTAGAGAGGTCCCATGG CTACGCGAACCTTCCCATCATGTCCTGGAATGACCTCTACGACTACGCCTGTTATCCACAATTGGGGGGGAACGTTGTCTTCGTGAATCGCCACCACTGTTCCGACTTGAAGATTGTCCACGCCTTTGGTCCATTTTCCCCGCTGCTGTAG